The Mobula birostris isolate sMobBir1 chromosome 11, sMobBir1.hap1, whole genome shotgun sequence genome has a segment encoding these proteins:
- the lin7b gene encoding protein lin-7 homolog B isoform X2 produces the protein MAALAESLSLERDVARAVELLEKLQRSGNVPPQKLQTLQRVLQSKFCSAIREVYEQLYETLDISGSPEIRAHATAKATVAAFAASEGHAHPRVVELPKTEEGLGFNIMGGKEQNSPIYISRIIPGGVADRHGGLKRGDQLLSVNGVSVEGEQHEKAVELLKAAQGTVKLVVRYTPKVLEEMEARFEKMRTARRRQQHTSYS, from the exons ATGTTGCCAGGGCTGTCGAGCTCCTGGAGAAGTTACAGCGGAGTGGCAATGTCCCACCTCAGAAACTGCAGACATTGCAGCGGGTTCTTCAGAGCAAGTTCTGCTCTGCTATTAGAGAG GTGTATGAACAGCTTTACGAGACGCTTGACATCAGTGGCAGCCCTGAGATAAGAGCCCACGCAACAGCCAAG GCAACAGTGGCGGCTTTTGCAGCCAGCGAGGGCCACGCACACCCTCGGGTTGTGGAACTTCCGAAGACAGAAGAGGGACTTGGCTTCAACATAATGGGTGGGAAGGAACAGAACTCGCCCATCTACATATCCCGAATTATTCCCGGCGGAGTGGCAGATAGACATGGAGGACTTAAGCGCGGCGATCAGCTTCTCTCAGTGAACGGAGTG AGTGTGGAAGGGGAGCAGCATGAGAAGGCTGTGGAGTTGTTGAAAGCAGCCCAAGGCACGGTGAAGCTGGTGGTGCGGTACACgcccaaagtgctggaggaaatggAAGCTCGCTTTGAGAAGATGAGGACTGCCCGGCGTAGGCAGCAACACACCAGCTACTCGTAG
- the lin7b gene encoding protein lin-7 homolog B isoform X1, whose protein sequence is MAALAESLSLERDVARAVELLEKLQRSGNVPPQKLQTLQRVLQSKFCSAIREVYEQLYETLDISGSPEIRAHATAKATVAAFAASEGHAHPRVVELPKTEEGLGFNIMGGKEQNSPIYISRIIPGGVADRHGGLKRGDQLLSVNGVSVEGEQHEKAVELLKAAQGTVKLVVRYTPKVLEEMEARFEKMRTARRRQQHTSYSSLESRG, encoded by the exons ATGTTGCCAGGGCTGTCGAGCTCCTGGAGAAGTTACAGCGGAGTGGCAATGTCCCACCTCAGAAACTGCAGACATTGCAGCGGGTTCTTCAGAGCAAGTTCTGCTCTGCTATTAGAGAG GTGTATGAACAGCTTTACGAGACGCTTGACATCAGTGGCAGCCCTGAGATAAGAGCCCACGCAACAGCCAAG GCAACAGTGGCGGCTTTTGCAGCCAGCGAGGGCCACGCACACCCTCGGGTTGTGGAACTTCCGAAGACAGAAGAGGGACTTGGCTTCAACATAATGGGTGGGAAGGAACAGAACTCGCCCATCTACATATCCCGAATTATTCCCGGCGGAGTGGCAGATAGACATGGAGGACTTAAGCGCGGCGATCAGCTTCTCTCAGTGAACGGAGTG AGTGTGGAAGGGGAGCAGCATGAGAAGGCTGTGGAGTTGTTGAAAGCAGCCCAAGGCACGGTGAAGCTGGTGGTGCGGTACACgcccaaagtgctggaggaaatggAAGCTCGCTTTGAGAAGATGAGGACTGCCCGGCGTAGGCAGCAACACACCAGCTACTC GTCCTTGGAGTCCAGAGGATAG